The following proteins come from a genomic window of Synechococcus sp. NB0720_010:
- the murD gene encoding UDP-N-acetylmuramoyl-L-alanine--D-glutamate ligase, whose amino-acid sequence MPVTVVLGLGRSGLGAARLLARQGANVLVLESGQGAEHQRKAEKLRSEGIAVELGKPLAPESFEPLLADCERVIVSPGIRWDHPTLIWLRQQGVPTNGEISTAWEASGSTPWIGITGTNGKTTVTHLVAHLLEQGGVDAPMCGNVGHSAAELALERFSDGQTRPQALVVELSSYQIESAPELAPAIGLWTTLTPDHLERHGTLENYRAIKRGLLERSAIQVLNGDDPDLCAHAASWPKARWITAASREAALAIGIDPWLWIEGNQVMQRSGALLPANALAMPGAHNRQNMLMALAVGLELGLSGSAMEAALRSFPGVPHRLELIRSLDGVDWINDSKATNYDAAEVALRAVEGPLVALAGGEAKQGDASAWIAALQRSAKAVVLFGAAQSHFQELLLSGGYTGVIECCDALPEAVAAARQLSQREHCRAVLLSPACASFDQYRDFEARGEHFRSLTEGL is encoded by the coding sequence ATGCCAGTGACCGTGGTTCTCGGGCTGGGCCGATCGGGTCTTGGGGCCGCACGGTTACTGGCACGGCAGGGAGCCAACGTTCTGGTGCTGGAAAGCGGCCAGGGGGCTGAGCATCAGCGCAAGGCCGAGAAGCTCCGCAGCGAAGGGATCGCGGTGGAGCTGGGTAAGCCCCTGGCACCAGAGAGCTTTGAGCCGCTCCTGGCGGACTGTGAGCGGGTGATCGTCAGCCCGGGCATCCGTTGGGATCACCCGACCTTGATCTGGCTGCGGCAGCAAGGAGTCCCCACCAACGGTGAGATCAGCACCGCCTGGGAAGCCAGCGGTTCGACCCCTTGGATTGGCATCACCGGGACCAACGGCAAGACCACGGTCACCCATCTGGTCGCTCACCTGCTCGAGCAGGGGGGCGTCGACGCGCCGATGTGCGGCAATGTCGGCCACTCCGCCGCGGAGTTGGCCCTCGAACGCTTCTCTGACGGACAGACCCGGCCCCAGGCCCTGGTGGTGGAACTGAGCAGCTATCAAATCGAATCAGCCCCGGAGCTGGCTCCGGCCATCGGCCTCTGGACCACGCTGACTCCGGATCATCTGGAGCGGCACGGAACGCTCGAGAACTACCGGGCCATCAAACGGGGACTGCTGGAGCGCTCTGCGATCCAGGTGCTGAATGGGGATGACCCTGACCTCTGCGCCCATGCCGCCAGCTGGCCGAAGGCCCGCTGGATCACCGCGGCATCCCGGGAGGCGGCCCTGGCCATAGGAATCGACCCCTGGCTTTGGATCGAGGGCAATCAGGTCATGCAGCGCAGCGGCGCCCTACTCCCAGCCAACGCCCTGGCCATGCCGGGGGCCCATAACCGCCAGAACATGCTGATGGCCCTGGCCGTGGGATTGGAGCTGGGCCTCAGCGGCTCGGCGATGGAAGCGGCCCTGCGGTCCTTCCCCGGCGTCCCCCACCGACTCGAGCTGATCCGCAGCCTCGATGGGGTCGACTGGATCAACGACAGCAAAGCCACCAACTACGACGCCGCCGAGGTAGCCCTGCGGGCCGTCGAAGGTCCGCTCGTGGCCCTGGCCGGCGGGGAGGCCAAGCAGGGCGATGCCAGCGCCTGGATCGCGGCGCTTCAACGCAGCGCCAAGGCCGTAGTGCTCTTCGGTGCCGCCCAATCCCACTTCCAAGAGCTGCTGCTCTCCGGCGGGTACACCGGCGTCATCGAGTGCTGCGACGCGCTCCCTGAAGCGGTGGCTGCGGCACGACAGCTCAGCCAACGGGAACACTGCCGAGCTGTCCTGCTCTCACCGGCCTGCGCCAGCTTCGATCAATACCGCGACTTTGAAGCGCGAGGCGAGCATTTCCGCTCCCTGACCGAGGGCCTCTAG